The genomic DNA CCGCCGACTTCCTCGGAACCATAGACATGATTTATATAGCGATCAGGATACTTGCGGATTCTTTCATGGGCGATCGAGATCAGGTCGGAACGCCTGCCGAAAACCAGCGATTCGGTCGGACATGATTCGACACAACCGGGAAGCTTACCTTCAACTACCCGGAAATGACACAAATGGCATTTCCGAATACGAGGGGTATAAGCTTTATGATATTCATAGGCCGGGATGTTAAACGGACAGGCAATCATACAGTAACGGCATCCGACACAAACGGAAGCATCGTATGTCACCGCGCCCTCGGGAGTTTTTGTAAAAGCGCCAACAAAACAGGATGAGGCGCAGGCCGGCTCAAGGCAGTGATTGCACT from Candidatus Zixiibacteriota bacterium includes the following:
- a CDS encoding 4Fe-4S dicluster domain-containing protein, whose product is MGSSRRDFLKWLAAAGAATALPKTAKGAGHGEFEGYPESYGVLHDTTLCIGCRSCEAGCNEVNDLPDPEQPFDDLSVLEQKRRTDYAKFTIVNKYQPEGSGSPVFRKDQCNHCLEPACASSCFVGAFTKTPEGAVTYDASVCVGCRYCMIACPFNIPAYEYHKAYTPRIRKCHLCHFRVVEGKLPGCVESCPTESLVFGRRSDLISIAHERIRKYPDRYINHVYGSEEVGG